A stretch of Pirellulales bacterium DNA encodes these proteins:
- a CDS encoding VOC family protein, giving the protein MSKSIQPIPAGHENLIPHLVCERCSEAIEFYKKAFGAEEIHRMPAPDGRRIMHAAIRIGKSFVFLVDDFPEYCEGKSETATALKGTPVTIHHYVTDCDAAIKRAQDAGATVLMPAADMFWGDRYGVVKDPYGHKWSFGTHVKDLTHAEMQAGMKEAFAQHK; this is encoded by the coding sequence ATGAGCAAGTCGATCCAGCCGATTCCCGCCGGACACGAAAACCTGATCCCACACCTCGTGTGCGAGCGGTGCTCCGAGGCGATCGAGTTTTACAAGAAGGCTTTCGGCGCCGAGGAGATTCATCGGATGCCGGCCCCGGACGGCCGCAGGATCATGCATGCGGCCATTCGCATCGGCAAGAGCTTTGTCTTTCTTGTCGATGATTTCCCCGAGTATTGCGAAGGCAAGTCGGAAACGGCGACGGCACTCAAAGGCACGCCGGTGACGATTCATCACTACGTGACGGACTGCGACGCCGCCATCAAGCGTGCCCAAGACGCCGGCGCCACGGTTCTGATGCCGGCCGCCGACATGTTCTGGGGCGACCGCTACGGCGTCGTGAAGGATCCCTATGGCCACAAATGGTCCTTCGGCACGCACGTCAAAGACCTCACGCACGCCGAAATGCAGGCCGGGATGAAGGAAGCGTTCGCGCAACACAAATAA
- a CDS encoding SUMF1/EgtB/PvdO family nonheme iron enzyme translates to TDVSPFGIYDLAGNAREWCIDRWSLTAFADAQKSSSTPLRNWKGPRNAPVDIHVVKGNGPGWDAWYRAGINGTQHHADVGFRCVLRLNEKN, encoded by the coding sequence CACCGACGTCAGCCCCTTCGGAATCTACGACCTGGCGGGCAACGCCCGCGAATGGTGCATCGACCGCTGGTCCCTCACGGCATTTGCGGACGCTCAAAAATCCTCGTCCACGCCGTTGCGAAACTGGAAAGGCCCGCGAAACGCCCCCGTCGACATTCACGTCGTCAAGGGAAACGGCCCCGGCTGGGACGCCTGGTATCGCGCCGGCATCAACGGCACGCAACATCACGCCGACGTCGGCTTTCGCTGCGTGCTGCGGCTGAACGAGAAGAACTAG